One part of the Arthrobacter sp. EM1 genome encodes these proteins:
- the map gene encoding type I methionyl aminopeptidase, with the protein MAFGQPRIEYKTNAQMRSMHQAGLVLSRALDAATAAAAPGKTTKDLDAVFAAVLKDAGATSNFLGYHGFPATICTSVNEEVVHGIPGGRVLADGDILSIDGGAILDGWHSDSARTVIVGTADPEDQRLSDVTESAMWHGIAALATGKFVGDVGNAVDDYVSSVPGKALGILEDYVGHGIGSEMHMAPDVPNFRTTHRGPKIRPGLCLAIEPMLVRGSIETAVLDDDWTVVTTDGKRSCQWEHSVAVHEKGIWVLSAPDGGAAKLEPFGVVPVPIP; encoded by the coding sequence ATGGCATTCGGCCAGCCACGCATCGAATACAAGACCAACGCCCAGATGCGTTCCATGCACCAGGCCGGGCTCGTCCTCAGCCGGGCCCTTGACGCCGCGACAGCGGCGGCCGCGCCGGGGAAGACCACCAAAGACCTTGACGCTGTGTTCGCCGCCGTCCTCAAGGACGCTGGTGCCACATCGAATTTCCTCGGATACCACGGGTTCCCCGCGACCATCTGCACCTCGGTCAACGAGGAAGTAGTGCACGGCATCCCCGGCGGCCGCGTCCTGGCGGACGGGGATATCCTTTCGATCGACGGCGGCGCGATCCTGGACGGGTGGCACTCGGACTCCGCGCGAACCGTTATCGTGGGCACGGCCGATCCTGAGGACCAGAGGCTCTCCGACGTCACCGAGAGCGCAATGTGGCATGGGATTGCCGCCCTCGCGACCGGGAAGTTCGTCGGCGACGTCGGGAACGCCGTCGACGATTACGTTTCCTCCGTGCCCGGCAAGGCCTTGGGCATCCTCGAGGACTATGTGGGCCACGGCATCGGTTCCGAAATGCATATGGCCCCGGACGTACCGAACTTCCGCACCACTCACCGCGGACCGAAGATCCGTCCCGGGCTGTGCCTGGCCATCGAACCCATGCTGGTCCGGGGCAGCATCGAAACCGCTGTCCTGGACGACGACTGGACAGTCGTGACCACCGACGGCAAACGGTCCTGCCAGTGGGAACATTCCGTTGCGGTCCACGAGAAGGGCATCTGGGTTCTGTCCGCGCCGGACGGGGGAGCGGCGAAGCTGGAACCGTTCGGCGTCGTGCCCGTCCCGATTCCCTAA
- the rpsH gene encoding 30S ribosomal protein S8, which translates to MTMTDPVADMLTRLRNANSAYHESVSMPYSKLKARVADILKAEGYIASWKEEDAEVGKKLTLELKFGPNRERSIAGVRRISKPGLRVYAKSTNLPHVLGGLGVAILSTSSGLLTDKQAGKKGVGGEVLAYVW; encoded by the coding sequence ATGACAATGACAGATCCCGTCGCAGACATGCTTACGCGTCTGCGCAACGCAAACTCGGCATACCACGAATCCGTGTCTATGCCGTACAGCAAGCTCAAGGCACGCGTTGCCGACATCCTGAAGGCCGAGGGTTACATCGCCTCCTGGAAAGAAGAAGACGCGGAGGTTGGCAAGAAGCTGACCCTCGAGCTCAAGTTCGGTCCGAACCGCGAGCGTTCAATCGCTGGCGTTCGTCGTATTTCCAAGCCGGGACTGCGCGTTTACGCAAAGTCCACCAACCTGCCGCACGTGCTCGGTGGCCTGGGTGTCGCAATCCTGTCCACCTCTTCCGGCCTCTTGACTGACAAGCAGGCCGGCAAGAAGGGCGTGGGCGGCGAAGTCCTCGCTTACGTCTGGTAA
- a CDS encoding carbohydrate ABC transporter permease, producing MPRQRPFSRANLVQTIAGGYVPLILGTLVVVLPLLWMVLSSLKQPGEIITMDLKLLPESVNLDNYRVAMTTVPFAQFFLNSLIVTTVGATVKVILAILTAYALVFVRFPFKNAIFILILVALMVPPQVSILPNYILIAGMGGKNTLWGIILPGLGTAFGTFLLRQHFMTLPGSILEAAEIDGAGHWRRLWQVAVPVSGPSIATVALVTVVSEWNDYIWPLIITDRPETMTLPVGLTLLQNSEGNGSGWGILMAGAVLVIVPILLVFAALQRYIVAGLTQGSVTG from the coding sequence GTGCCGCGCCAGCGGCCGTTTTCCCGCGCCAACCTGGTGCAGACAATCGCCGGCGGCTACGTCCCCCTCATCCTCGGCACCCTCGTCGTGGTCCTGCCACTGTTATGGATGGTCCTCAGTTCCCTCAAGCAACCCGGTGAAATCATCACCATGGACCTCAAGCTCCTGCCGGAGAGCGTAAACCTGGACAACTACCGCGTTGCGATGACCACCGTGCCGTTTGCCCAGTTCTTCCTCAACAGCCTGATTGTGACTACCGTGGGCGCCACCGTGAAGGTGATCCTGGCCATCCTGACCGCCTACGCCCTGGTTTTTGTGCGCTTTCCCTTCAAGAACGCCATTTTCATTCTTATCCTGGTCGCGCTGATGGTGCCGCCGCAGGTTTCGATCCTGCCCAACTACATCCTGATCGCGGGCATGGGCGGAAAAAACACGCTGTGGGGCATCATCCTGCCCGGACTCGGCACCGCCTTCGGCACCTTCCTGCTGCGCCAGCATTTTATGACGCTGCCCGGCTCCATCCTGGAGGCTGCCGAGATCGACGGCGCGGGCCACTGGCGCCGGCTGTGGCAGGTCGCTGTCCCGGTCTCCGGCCCCTCCATAGCTACCGTCGCCCTGGTCACAGTGGTGAGCGAATGGAACGACTACATCTGGCCCCTTATCATTACCGACCGGCCGGAAACCATGACACTGCCCGTCGGCCTGACGCTGTTGCAGAACTCGGAAGGAAACGGCTCCGGCTGGGGCATCCTGATGGCCGGCGCCGTACTGGTCATTGTGCCCATCCTCTTGGTCTTTGCCGCCCTGCAGCGCTATATCGTCGCCGGCCTCACCCAGGGCAGCGTCACCGGATGA
- the rplR gene encoding 50S ribosomal protein L18, protein MAIAINKKRTNKSKSAQRSRRQLRIRKRISGTAVRPRLVVNRSARHVFVQVVDDSKGLTVASASTLEADLRAFDGDKTAKAKRVGELVAERAKAAGIEAVVFDRGGNKYHGRIAAVADGAREGGLAL, encoded by the coding sequence ATGGCGATCGCAATTAACAAGAAGCGTACGAACAAGAGCAAGTCTGCCCAGCGCAGCCGTCGCCAGCTTCGTATCCGCAAGCGCATTTCCGGAACGGCTGTACGTCCTCGTCTGGTCGTCAACCGGTCCGCACGCCACGTATTCGTCCAGGTTGTTGATGACAGCAAGGGCCTGACCGTAGCGAGCGCCTCCACTTTGGAAGCCGACCTTCGTGCATTCGACGGTGACAAGACTGCCAAGGCCAAGCGCGTTGGCGAGCTCGTCGCCGAGCGTGCCAAGGCTGCCGGTATCGAAGCAGTTGTCTTCGACCGCGGTGGTAACAAGTACCACGGCCGGATCGCCGCCGTCGCTGACGGCGCACGTGAAGGTGGGCTGGCACTGTGA
- the rplO gene encoding 50S ribosomal protein L15 translates to MAEKNTAEKAQGAAAEKQNALKVHHLRPAPGAKTARTRVGRGEGSKGKTAGRGTKGTKARYQIKAGFAGGQLPLHMRLPKLRGFKNPFRVEFQVVNLDKLNELFPEGGAVTVENLVEKGAVRKNQPVKVLGTGDITVKVDVTVHAFSASAAEKIAAAGGSTTAL, encoded by the coding sequence ATGGCAGAGAAGAACACCGCCGAAAAGGCACAGGGCGCCGCTGCTGAGAAGCAGAACGCACTGAAGGTTCACCACCTGCGTCCCGCCCCGGGTGCCAAGACCGCCAGGACCCGTGTTGGTCGTGGCGAAGGTTCCAAGGGTAAGACCGCTGGTCGCGGTACCAAGGGTACGAAGGCCCGCTACCAGATCAAGGCTGGCTTTGCCGGCGGCCAGTTGCCGCTGCACATGCGCCTGCCGAAACTGCGCGGTTTCAAGAACCCGTTCCGGGTTGAGTTCCAGGTAGTAAACCTGGACAAGCTCAACGAGCTGTTCCCGGAAGGTGGCGCAGTCACCGTGGAGAACCTGGTCGAAAAGGGTGCGGTTCGCAAGAACCAGCCCGTCAAGGTGCTGGGCACCGGTGACATCACCGTCAAGGTTGACGTCACCGTGCACGCATTCTCGGCCAGCGCCGCAGAGAAGATTGCCGCAGCAGGCGGAAGCACCACCGCCCTCTAA
- the rplE gene encoding 50S ribosomal protein L5, with amino-acid sequence MTETLETPASKIVPRLKTKYADSIKSTLVEEFKYENVNQVPRLVKVVVNMGVGDAAKDSKLIDGAVRDLTLITGQKPQVTKARKSIAQFKLREGMPIGAHATLRGDRMWEFLDRLVTLALPRIRDFRGLSGKQFDGNGNYTFGLTEQVMFHEIDQDSIDRVRGMDITVVTTAKTDNEGRSLLKALGFPFKTED; translated from the coding sequence ATGACTGAGACTCTCGAGACTCCGGCAAGCAAGATCGTTCCTCGTCTGAAGACCAAGTACGCGGATTCCATCAAGAGCACGCTCGTTGAGGAATTCAAGTACGAGAACGTCAACCAGGTTCCCCGTCTGGTGAAGGTCGTTGTGAACATGGGTGTTGGAGATGCCGCCAAGGACTCCAAGCTGATCGACGGCGCTGTCCGCGATCTGACCCTGATCACCGGCCAGAAGCCGCAGGTAACCAAAGCCCGCAAGTCGATCGCACAGTTCAAGCTGCGCGAAGGCATGCCGATCGGTGCACACGCAACTCTGCGTGGGGACCGTATGTGGGAATTCCTGGACCGTCTGGTCACGCTGGCTCTGCCGCGTATCCGCGACTTCCGGGGCCTCAGCGGCAAGCAGTTCGACGGCAACGGCAACTACACCTTCGGTCTGACCGAGCAGGTTATGTTCCACGAGATCGACCAGGATTCCATCGACCGCGTTCGCGGCATGGACATCACCGTCGTGACCACTGCCAAGACCGACAACGAAGGCCGCTCGCTGCTCAAGGCGCTTGGCTTCCCGTTCAAGACCGAAGATTAA
- a CDS encoding sugar ABC transporter permease yields the protein MTRQLTESPPAIARTVAPDPRRGRWSNRTRRDFMVFLALALPNLALIAVFTYLPLINNIYYSTLDWTLGSASATVVGFDNYINFFTSADAAKVLGTTAVFTVITVGGSMVLGLLVALALNSKVRGTTFARSAVFAPYVLSGVGVGLVWLFIFDPGYGVLAWLLRGFGQQSPQWINDPQLSLVMVIIVYVWKNLGYCAVVYLAGLQSLPQDVMEAASLDGANGFRRFVSMSVPLLSPTTFFLLITTMLSSLQAFDLIRIMTPLGNGTSTLIYEAYLQAFGAFNRAGYSASISVILFGILLIITVLQVRFVERKVHYS from the coding sequence ATGACACGACAATTGACCGAGAGTCCTCCGGCTATCGCCCGGACTGTCGCACCGGACCCGCGCCGGGGACGCTGGTCCAACCGGACCCGCCGGGATTTTATGGTCTTCCTGGCGCTGGCCCTGCCAAACCTTGCACTGATAGCGGTGTTTACCTACCTGCCGCTGATCAATAACATCTACTACTCCACGCTTGACTGGACCCTTGGCTCCGCTTCCGCCACGGTCGTCGGCTTCGACAACTACATCAACTTCTTCACCAGCGCCGACGCCGCCAAGGTCCTGGGGACCACCGCCGTCTTTACCGTTATCACCGTTGGCGGCTCCATGGTCCTCGGTTTGCTGGTAGCCCTCGCGTTGAACTCCAAAGTCCGCGGAACCACCTTCGCCCGGTCCGCCGTCTTTGCCCCCTACGTGCTCAGCGGTGTGGGCGTTGGGCTGGTCTGGCTGTTCATCTTTGATCCCGGCTACGGCGTGCTCGCCTGGCTGCTGCGAGGCTTCGGCCAGCAGAGCCCCCAGTGGATCAACGACCCGCAACTGTCCCTGGTGATGGTCATCATCGTCTATGTCTGGAAAAACCTCGGCTACTGCGCCGTCGTCTACCTCGCCGGGTTGCAGTCGCTCCCCCAGGATGTGATGGAGGCCGCCTCCCTGGACGGCGCCAACGGTTTCCGCCGCTTCGTCAGCATGTCGGTTCCGCTGCTCTCTCCCACAACCTTCTTCCTGCTGATCACCACAATGCTCAGCTCCCTGCAGGCCTTCGACCTGATCCGGATCATGACCCCGCTGGGCAACGGCACCAGCACCCTGATTTACGAGGCATACCTGCAGGCTTTCGGTGCCTTCAACCGGGCCGGCTACTCCGCCTCAATCTCCGTGATCCTCTTTGGCATCCTGCTCATCATCACCGTGCTGCAGGTGCGGTTCGTCGAACGGAAGGTGCACTACTCGTGA
- a CDS encoding P1 family peptidase: MTAITSITDVPGIRVGHTERTAAGWLSGVTVVLPPAGTAGSVDVRGGGPGTHETDALDPTTLTRTVDAVVLTGGSAYGLAAAGGAQRWCEEHGRGFTVPGGLVPIVPAAAIFDLGRGGDFAARPDAAMGYAATADAAGRTEGHAVERGNVGAGTGALIGRGTYKGGIGTASITLENGVVVGALAVVNALGLPYEGSGAITDRQAKVTAAPPLNTTLAVVATNAVLDKAECKRTASAAHAGLARALYPSHTLADGDTVFCLATGALSLDRSSEAARQGSLISLQSAAADVVRLAILDGIASARAVSTPSGHFGAYGR; encoded by the coding sequence ATGACTGCAATCACTTCGATTACGGACGTGCCGGGAATCCGGGTGGGCCACACGGAAAGGACGGCCGCCGGGTGGCTCAGCGGGGTGACGGTGGTGCTCCCTCCGGCCGGCACTGCGGGCTCCGTCGACGTCCGCGGCGGCGGCCCAGGAACGCATGAAACCGACGCGCTGGACCCCACAACCCTGACCCGCACCGTTGACGCCGTCGTACTCACCGGAGGGAGCGCCTACGGCCTGGCCGCCGCCGGCGGGGCCCAGCGCTGGTGCGAGGAGCACGGCCGCGGGTTCACCGTGCCCGGCGGACTGGTCCCAATCGTGCCGGCGGCGGCGATCTTCGACCTTGGCCGCGGCGGCGACTTTGCTGCCCGCCCGGACGCCGCCATGGGCTACGCGGCCACAGCGGACGCGGCCGGCCGCACTGAAGGGCACGCCGTCGAACGAGGCAACGTAGGCGCCGGCACCGGCGCCCTCATTGGCCGGGGGACCTATAAGGGCGGCATAGGCACAGCCTCGATCACGCTGGAGAACGGCGTCGTGGTCGGGGCCCTCGCCGTAGTTAACGCCCTGGGCCTGCCCTACGAGGGTTCCGGCGCGATCACTGATCGGCAAGCGAAAGTCACGGCTGCGCCGCCGCTCAACACCACCCTTGCCGTTGTAGCCACCAATGCGGTCCTGGACAAAGCCGAATGCAAACGCACCGCTTCGGCGGCGCATGCCGGCCTGGCGCGGGCACTGTATCCCAGCCACACCCTGGCCGACGGCGACACCGTCTTTTGCCTCGCCACCGGCGCCCTGTCGCTGGACCGCAGCAGCGAGGCGGCTCGGCAGGGGAGCCTGATCAGCCTGCAAAGTGCGGCTGCCGACGTCGTCCGCCTGGCGATCCTGGACGGGATCGCCAGCGCGCGGGCCGTGAGCACTCCGTCGGGCCACTTTGGTGCATACGGACGCTGA
- the rplF gene encoding 50S ribosomal protein L6, with the protein MSRIGRLPITVPAGVEVKVDGSVVSVKGSKGELSHTVASPIEVSLEDGTLTVARPNDERASRSLHGLTRTLIANMIQGVTAGYEKKLEIVGTGYRVQAKGTDLEFALGYSHPVNITAPNGITFAVETPTKLSVSGISKQQVGEVAANIRKLRKPDPYKGKGIRYAGEVIRRKVGKAGK; encoded by the coding sequence ATGTCACGTATTGGACGTCTCCCCATCACCGTTCCTGCCGGCGTTGAGGTCAAGGTTGACGGCTCTGTCGTCAGCGTCAAGGGTTCCAAAGGCGAGCTGAGCCACACTGTGGCCAGCCCGATCGAGGTTTCCCTGGAAGATGGCACCCTGACCGTCGCCCGCCCGAACGATGAGCGCGCCTCACGTTCGCTGCACGGCCTGACCCGCACCCTGATCGCCAACATGATCCAGGGTGTCACCGCAGGCTACGAGAAGAAGCTTGAAATTGTCGGTACCGGTTACCGCGTTCAGGCAAAGGGAACTGACCTGGAGTTCGCTCTGGGCTACAGCCACCCGGTTAACATCACGGCACCGAACGGCATCACCTTTGCAGTAGAGACCCCGACCAAGCTCTCTGTTTCAGGTATCTCCAAGCAGCAGGTCGGCGAGGTTGCTGCCAACATTCGCAAGCTGCGGAAGCCGGACCCCTACAAGGGCAAGGGCATCCGCTACGCAGGCGAAGTCATCCGCCGCAAGGTCGGAAAGGCTGGTAAGTAA
- the rpmD gene encoding 50S ribosomal protein L30: MAKNVLVSDAQLEITQIKSAIGGKQNQRDTLRSLGLKRIGHTVVRTADAVTVGMLNTVPHLVKVEEAK; the protein is encoded by the coding sequence TTGGCTAAGAACGTGCTTGTCTCCGACGCACAGTTGGAGATCACTCAGATCAAGTCCGCCATTGGCGGCAAGCAGAACCAGCGCGACACCCTTCGGTCCCTCGGCCTGAAGCGGATCGGACACACCGTTGTCCGCACCGCCGACGCCGTGACCGTCGGAATGCTCAACACGGTTCCGCACCTGGTAAAGGTAGAGGAGGCGAAGTAA
- the secY gene encoding preprotein translocase subunit SecY, whose translation MLSAFGRAFRTPDLRRKLLFTLGIITIFRLGAFVPSPGVSYQNVQQCLQNGQTSGGIYQLVNLFSGGALLQVSVFALGIMPYITASIIVQLLRVVIPRFQMLYEEGASGQSKLTQYTRYLTIALGLLNATTLVSLARSGQLLPNCQLPIIPDTGIVTTILIIITLTAGTGLIMWMGELVTEKGVGNGMSLLIFTSIVSSFPGSLGGIWTSKGPGTFFLVLVIGLLTVAAVVFVEQSQRRIPVQYAKRMIGRRTVGGTSTYIPIKVNMAGVVPVIFASSMLYLPGLISQFNQPKPGEQLAPWVEWINNNLVRGDHPVYMALYFAMIVFFTYFYVAITFNPEEVSENMKKYGGFIPGIRAGKPTADYLQYVLARITLPGAIYLAFVALIPLVALVLINANQNFPFGGTSILIMVGVGLETVKQIDAQLQQRHYEGLLR comes from the coding sequence TTGCTTAGCGCATTTGGCCGGGCCTTTCGCACGCCTGATCTGCGACGCAAGTTGTTGTTCACGCTGGGAATCATCACCATCTTCCGCTTGGGTGCCTTTGTCCCCTCGCCCGGTGTGAGCTACCAGAATGTCCAGCAATGCTTGCAGAACGGTCAGACCTCGGGCGGTATCTACCAGCTCGTCAACCTGTTTAGCGGCGGTGCGCTGCTGCAGGTGTCCGTCTTCGCCCTGGGCATCATGCCCTACATCACGGCCAGTATCATCGTCCAGCTGCTCCGGGTGGTTATTCCCCGGTTCCAGATGTTGTACGAAGAAGGTGCCTCCGGCCAATCGAAGCTGACGCAGTACACGCGTTACCTTACGATCGCGCTGGGCCTGTTGAATGCCACGACCCTGGTGTCGTTGGCCCGCTCCGGCCAACTGCTGCCCAACTGCCAGCTGCCGATCATCCCGGACACCGGCATCGTGACCACCATCCTGATCATCATCACGCTCACGGCCGGCACCGGCCTGATCATGTGGATGGGCGAGCTTGTGACCGAAAAGGGTGTTGGCAACGGCATGTCGCTGCTCATCTTCACCTCGATCGTCTCCAGCTTCCCCGGCTCCCTGGGTGGCATCTGGACCTCCAAGGGTCCGGGCACCTTCTTCCTGGTCCTGGTCATCGGATTGCTGACGGTGGCCGCCGTGGTCTTTGTGGAGCAGTCCCAGCGGCGCATCCCGGTGCAGTACGCCAAGCGCATGATCGGCCGCCGCACCGTGGGGGGCACCAGTACCTACATCCCGATCAAGGTGAACATGGCCGGCGTCGTTCCCGTCATCTTCGCTTCGTCGATGCTGTACCTGCCGGGCCTGATCTCGCAGTTCAACCAGCCCAAGCCCGGCGAGCAGCTGGCCCCCTGGGTGGAGTGGATCAACAACAACCTGGTCCGCGGTGACCACCCCGTCTACATGGCGCTCTATTTCGCCATGATTGTGTTCTTCACTTACTTCTATGTTGCGATCACTTTCAACCCTGAAGAAGTATCTGAGAACATGAAGAAGTACGGCGGCTTCATTCCGGGTATCCGTGCCGGCAAGCCGACTGCAGATTACCTGCAGTACGTGCTTGCCAGGATCACGCTTCCCGGTGCCATTTACCTCGCTTTTGTGGCACTTATCCCGCTGGTCGCCCTGGTCCTGATCAACGCCAACCAGAACTTCCCGTTCGGTGGTACGTCGATCCTGATTATGGTCGGCGTCGGGTTGGAGACCGTCAAGCAGATTGACGCGCAGCTACAGCAGCGTCACTACGAAGGGCTTTTGCGATGA
- a CDS encoding adenylate kinase: MLIIGPPGSGKGTQAERISERLGVIAISTGDIFRANVKGETPLGIEAKKYMDAGDFVPDSVTNKMVRDRLQEGDVGNGFLLDGYPRTTAQVDYLDGILAEGDQKLDVVLQLTADDEELVTRLLGRARETGRSDDNEAVIRHRLDLYHGQTEAVVAKYAERGILTRVDGIGGIDEVTDRVMEAIKAAQSA, translated from the coding sequence ATGTTGATTATCGGACCTCCCGGATCCGGCAAGGGTACGCAGGCGGAACGCATTTCTGAGCGCCTCGGCGTTATTGCGATCTCCACGGGAGATATCTTCCGCGCCAACGTCAAGGGTGAGACGCCGTTGGGCATCGAAGCCAAGAAGTACATGGACGCCGGCGACTTTGTCCCGGACAGCGTGACCAACAAGATGGTTCGCGACCGGCTGCAGGAGGGCGACGTCGGGAACGGCTTCCTCCTCGACGGCTACCCGCGGACCACAGCGCAGGTCGACTACCTCGACGGGATCCTCGCCGAAGGGGACCAGAAGCTCGACGTCGTCCTGCAGCTGACGGCCGACGACGAGGAGCTTGTCACCCGCCTGCTGGGCCGCGCCAGGGAAACCGGACGCTCCGACGACAACGAAGCCGTCATCCGGCACCGCCTCGACCTCTACCACGGCCAGACGGAAGCCGTCGTCGCCAAGTACGCCGAGCGTGGCATCCTGACCCGTGTTGATGGCATTGGCGGCATCGACGAGGTCACCGACCGTGTGATGGAAGCGATCAAAGCGGCCCAGTCGGCCTGA
- a CDS encoding ABC transporter substrate-binding protein, translated as MASNLGRRHFLGLAGAGAGAAALSACGGPSTGGTAAATTAADIDFNGVKPAASIDFWSNHPGKSQDVEKAMIDKFQAKFPEIKVNLVTAGANYEEIAQKFQTSQAAKSGLPGLVVLSDVWWFRYYTNGNIIPLDSLVKQLDIKVGDFQKSLVADYQYEDKQWALPYGRSTPLFYYNKDHFKAAGLPDRAPKTWQEFAEWAPKLQASSGAQYAYIYPALAGYAGWTLQNNLWGWGGSWSNEWSINCDSAESVAALQWAQDSIFKDKWAGVSSKEAADDFAAGITSSTISSTGSLLGVLKSAKFNVGVGYLPGGPKNESPVCPTGGAGLGIPSGVSKEVQLAAAMFLKFITEPENTADFSAATGYMPTRTSADMTAVLAATPQIKTAMDQLAVTRVQDNARVFLPGADQEMAKSAAAILTQQGDVQATMTALKSTLEGIYTKDVKPKLKS; from the coding sequence ATGGCATCGAATCTTGGCCGAAGGCACTTCCTGGGACTGGCCGGCGCAGGCGCCGGCGCCGCTGCGCTGTCTGCCTGCGGCGGCCCGTCCACCGGCGGCACTGCGGCAGCAACCACCGCCGCCGACATCGACTTCAACGGCGTCAAGCCGGCAGCTTCGATCGATTTCTGGAGCAACCACCCGGGCAAGTCCCAGGACGTGGAAAAAGCCATGATCGACAAGTTCCAGGCCAAATTCCCGGAGATCAAAGTCAACCTCGTCACCGCCGGGGCGAACTACGAGGAAATCGCACAGAAGTTCCAAACATCCCAGGCCGCCAAGTCAGGCCTTCCGGGCCTTGTGGTGCTCTCCGATGTCTGGTGGTTCCGCTACTACACCAACGGCAACATCATCCCGCTGGACAGCCTGGTCAAGCAGCTGGACATCAAGGTGGGGGATTTCCAAAAGTCCCTGGTCGCCGACTACCAGTACGAGGACAAGCAGTGGGCGCTCCCCTACGGCCGCTCCACCCCGCTGTTCTACTACAACAAGGACCACTTCAAGGCAGCCGGGCTGCCGGACCGCGCGCCGAAGACGTGGCAGGAATTTGCCGAGTGGGCCCCTAAGCTGCAGGCCAGCTCCGGCGCCCAGTATGCCTACATTTACCCGGCCCTGGCCGGGTACGCCGGCTGGACATTGCAAAATAACCTGTGGGGTTGGGGCGGCAGCTGGTCCAATGAATGGTCCATCAACTGCGATTCCGCCGAGTCGGTCGCCGCGCTGCAGTGGGCCCAGGACTCCATCTTCAAGGACAAGTGGGCAGGCGTCTCCTCCAAGGAAGCTGCCGACGACTTCGCCGCGGGCATTACCTCATCAACGATCTCCTCAACGGGTTCGCTGTTGGGGGTCCTGAAGTCCGCGAAGTTTAATGTCGGCGTCGGCTACCTCCCGGGCGGACCCAAGAACGAGAGCCCTGTGTGCCCCACCGGCGGTGCGGGATTGGGCATCCCCAGCGGCGTCAGCAAGGAGGTCCAGCTCGCAGCAGCCATGTTCCTGAAGTTCATTACGGAACCGGAAAACACGGCAGACTTCTCCGCGGCCACCGGCTACATGCCCACCCGGACGTCCGCGGACATGACCGCTGTTCTCGCTGCCACCCCGCAGATCAAGACAGCCATGGACCAGCTCGCCGTGACGCGCGTGCAGGACAACGCGCGGGTGTTCCTGCCCGGCGCCGACCAGGAAATGGCCAAGTCCGCCGCGGCGATCCTCACCCAGCAGGGCGATGTCCAGGCGACAATGACGGCACTCAAAAGCACCTTGGAAGGGATCTACACCAAGGACGTGAAGCCTAAACTCAAGAGCTAA
- the rpsE gene encoding 30S ribosomal protein S5, with product MTEAVAAPATETAAPAAAADGARGGARRGERGDRGQGRGDRGGRGGRDGGREAEKSQFVERVVTINRVSKVVKGGRRFSFTALVVVGDGNGMVGVGYGKAKEVPAAIAKGVEEAKKSFFRVPRIGSTIPHRVQGEAAAGVVMLRPASAGTGVIAGGPVRAVLECVGIHDILSKSLGSSNAINIVHATVDALKRLEEPAAVAARRGLPLDEIAPPAMVKALLNQKAGV from the coding sequence GTGACTGAAGCTGTAGCTGCTCCGGCAACTGAGACCGCTGCGCCTGCTGCTGCCGCTGACGGCGCCCGTGGTGGCGCTCGTCGCGGCGAGCGTGGCGACCGCGGCCAGGGCCGTGGCGACCGTGGTGGCCGTGGTGGCCGCGATGGTGGCCGTGAAGCCGAAAAGAGCCAGTTCGTAGAGCGCGTCGTAACCATCAACCGTGTTTCCAAGGTCGTCAAGGGTGGTCGTCGCTTCAGCTTCACCGCCCTCGTCGTCGTCGGTGACGGCAACGGTATGGTCGGCGTTGGCTACGGCAAGGCTAAGGAAGTTCCTGCCGCCATCGCGAAGGGCGTCGAAGAAGCCAAGAAGTCCTTCTTCCGCGTCCCCCGCATCGGCAGCACCATCCCGCACCGCGTTCAGGGTGAAGCCGCCGCAGGCGTTGTTATGCTGCGTCCGGCTTCCGCCGGTACCGGTGTGATCGCCGGCGGTCCGGTCCGTGCAGTACTGGAGTGCGTGGGCATCCACGACATCCTCTCCAAGTCGCTCGGATCTTCCAACGCCATCAACATCGTGCACGCGACCGTTGACGCGCTGAAGCGCCTCGAAGAGCCGGCAGCAGTGGCAGCACGCCGCGGCCTCCCGCTCGACGAGATCGCTCCGCCGGCAATGGTGAAGGCGCTTTTGAACCAGAAGGCAGGTGTCTGA